The DNA segment GTATGTGGTGAATTGCTTAGGAAGTATCACTAACTGTGGTAATATACAAAGATCCAGCACCAGAAAATATTGCTTCAAGTTTGACATATTTgcgtataaaataaaatttataaaagaaCATCATTTTACTTGCCTTTGTAGCTATTTCTTTCTGAATATCTTTGTGTATAATTTGATTTCGTAAATTCACTCCAGTAACTGGAATTGAGAGCAAACAGTTTGAATAATTCAAAAACTAAATTTCTAATAAAGCTTCAGTATGACTCCATTACAAAATTGTGCAGCAACTTCTATTTTGAGTCCCCAAACCAAAAGGAACAAATATTCTAATATTAATAACATATTTGTTGATCTAGTTAACTGAGTGGGATCTCACCATCTTACAACCCTCTCTTGTGTCCTATaccattataatataataatgatTGTAATATTTTAGCATAGAAGCAAAGAGAAAACTGAAAATGATGAAGCTTTTGAAGCAGCTCCCATCATGTTTCGCAAATTCAAGAGtactaatttttatttttttggtgaaTTCAATTTATTTACTATGTCAACAACATAGTTTGAGGGTTTAGTTTGAAGTGGTTAATGTTTCAATCTTCTATAAGCAGGATCACTATTAAACTGTTTGAGAGGGCCAAATTCCAGTTTTTCTTCGCATAATCCTAGAATGATATTTGTTTAGTATAAATTTGTCTGAcatattttgaattatattttctgtgaacaatttttattttgaattatatttACTGTGAACAATTTTccatttttagaattttattcCAAATTTTGTTAAACTACTATAATTTGATTTGGAAGCGCTAAGTTTTTTCCATAATGCAGAGGAAGTGGTGCCAAACCTGATGATCAACCTCAAGATGGAAGGTACTTTAAATGTGCTTGTTTGGAGTACGGATTTTGTGCTTAGCCTTTTAAACAAATATAAGTCTAATTTATACTACCGTTTCATTATCACATAGCACTATGGGGAAGAGGCTTGACCGTAAATATTCTGAGCAAAATCTCAGTGTTCCCCCTAGTTATGAGGAGGCCGTTAATGCTACATGCATTCCAACTAATAGTGAGAGGTAACATCTGCCAGGCTTATATCGATTACCCGTATTCCATTTGAATGTTTCTGAACTGGCTTAGTCTTCAGTCATAAGTCCTAATTTTTCATCATTGGCAGGGATTCAGAAAATTCGATGGTGTCTGCCCCAAGAGCATTCTCTCCTTCCATAGCGGCTAGTCCCAGCCATGCAACTGCAGCTGCCCCATCACTAGCCCCTGCTTCACCACCCACTCTAGCTGCGGGAGCTACCGTTCCAGACAGTGACAAAGAGGTGGATGGCTTCGATGAATTTGATCCACGCGGTTCATTTTCCGGTAAAGTAATTTGAATCCCAGGAGTTTGTAATTGGTGCATTTTTGTTGATTTAGAATTATTTGATAGTTTGTTCACACCAGTGGGTTGACGCCCTGCATACATGAGTAGTGATAGAGGCAATGCCTTTCACCATTTTGTATTATAATGAACATTTGTTCTCCTTGCAACATTCCCAAAGCAATCACCTCATGATTATAATCTGCTGTGATAGGTCAGAATTGGAGACGTACTTATTGTCCATTGATctactatttaaaaaaaaaaatttatcgaaCATTAAGTGGCCATCTTATTCATAATATAGGAGATCATTCAATTCATTATTTCTTGAGCTTTTGGGTTTTCCAAACCATCGACACTGCTGAGTTTGCAGTGCTGTTTTCTGGTAAAGTAATTTGAATCCCAGGAATTGTTTATAATTAGTTCatttttgttgattatttgataaTTTGTACACTAGTGGATTGACTCTTTGCATGCATGAGTGGTGAAAGAGGCAATGCCGTTTAACATTTAGTATTATAAATCTACATTTGTTCTCCTTGCAACATTTGCAAATCAGTCACCTCAATGATTATAATCTGCTGTAATAAGTCAGAATAAGAGACATACCTATTCTCCATTGAtctactcttttttttttaaagaaaaaaattatctaATGTAAAGTCAGTATCTTATTCATGATATAGGAGATagcttaaatttattatttatcgaGTGTTTGGGTTTTACAAACCATCAACACTTACCCAGTTTGGATTGCTATTGGCAACCTTGAAGTCATTCATATAATTtattgtgacgcccggggctgaagagggcgtggagtgatcgccggtgccaagaggttgcacggacaatgagcggctcctggcaGGCTTCTAGGCgtagggagacatgaatgaaccgagcCCAttccggaatgagagggattctgaaaCTGTGTAGGTATAGGACTGCacggttgaggagggcttaaaagatttgataGGTACTACTTAtgtcaagaaggtgcatctttttttcaggagctcatcatataagaacttcaaagttaaacgtgcttgacttggggcaattataggatgggtgaccccctgggaagtttatcagggtgcgtgtgagtgaggacataagcacgctggaaaggctagtcttgatacagtgaggaTAGTCATCGAATCTTATAGTTATGCTATGTAAATCTGAGATATTTAGAAGCAGAATCTGATATTAAACTATAATTTGTTGGGTTCttaaccttttttttttaatttttttttctgttttttattattttgtgtgATTTTTTTGGTCTCCAATGAAGTGCTCTGCTGATGTTAAGTTATTGCTCTATTGATTTATAATCAACAATGAGTTGAGTGCCTGAAGGAAAACTCTACCTGACCAACCACTTCCATGTAAAATTTGTGACTTTCATTCACGCAAATCTTTGATACTTTTTCTGCGAGCTTCTTTTCAATCGAATGCTGTGGGAAATGAGGGCTTTCATGCTGAAGCTGTATTAGTATGGAACAAAACTCGGTCGAGCTTAGTTGTCACTATACTGTGGTGGGGGTATGAAAGTTATCATTCTGTCACAACCTTCCAGCTCTATCAAACGCCTTTATTAATTGTCCGTCTTTTTcattaaaatcataaacatgTTGAAACATAATTCTCTGTGTGGTTTCAGGTAGAATTTCATTTCTTTTGTTGAGTTATTTTTTATACTCTGCCAGATTTTTTTAACGCgaatttatttaaatctttCTATAGCTGCCCCAACTAGTTCAAATGTTATTGCTTCCTCGACTTCTGCTCATACAAAAATGGATTTACTAGCTTCATTGGCTCTTGTTCCTGTTACTCAATCTACCATGGACCCTGATGCAATGGCTGGGGGAACCTTCACTTCTGAAGCCACATTTGCTGCCGTGCCATCGGCATCTTCTATCACGGATCAGGTAGTGTATCTTCTGTAGTATTTTCATGGAACAGTAACGTTTGTTATTCCTTCTAGTTTTCTATACTTACTATAATGGGAAAGGTTggttctttattcactaaagaTTTTTTTGGCTTGGAAGATGACGGATCTGAGTACATTGACCATTTAGTATGTTTTTCCTTGTGTTTTAGTTGCATTCTTAGAAAAATCACAGTGCAATAAAGTTGATGTTAATTTTAATGAAAGTGATAAGATGACTGTTCTAGTGTTCCTCGTTCAACTCTCTCTTTCTTTTAATAAGTAATTCAACTCTTTTTGTAAGAAAGAAAACCTAAAAAGGAAAATGACATTGTTATCCAGATATCCAAACCAAAATCTATATCTTTACCCATAAGCCAATTTCCATGTATTCATCTGTAACATTTTCGTTTACAATTAAATTGAACCTTATGAATCTGTGTTGATTCACACCTAACGAAGTATGACACAGTTATCCCATGGTTACATGCACCCTCTCCTACTCCAACTACATGTCGCCCTCATCTCACTGTACAGTCGCATGTACAAAAAGTTGGAAAATAAGTATTGTATTATACCATTTCTCTGTAGCTAACATTTAGACCAGTGGGAATACAAAATAAGTTGCTTTTGACAAATTTATTTGGTTCCTCATTCTCTCTTTCTTGTGTCTTTAACTACATGTAACTCTTTTTCAGCCTTTTGATGATCCTTTTGGGGATGGTCCATTTAAAGCTGTCCCTTCTATGTATCGTGTAGAAGGTCAACAATACCAGGCTTCATCCACAAATTCTTTCAATTCCAACCCCAGTCAAATCTCAGATATGCAACAGCCAGTACCTCAAAAGGCAGAGACTGAATTTCCGGGTGATTCGAGTTACATGCCATCTGATCCTTCTGGTGTACAACCTCTTCCTCGGAACCAGCTGTCTGTGCAACAGGATTTGTCTACCCTCAACCCAGATGATGATATATTAGCAGATATCCTTCCGCTATCCATCTCGTCATCTGTTGCCACTGCAGGTTTTCCTACTCAACTTGGCCTGCCTTCATCACAAACAAGTCATCCTCCCCAATTACAGATGAGTGCTCCTCAGAGTGTTCAACCCACTTACCCTACAGAGTTTCCAGCTCAAATGGCTTCTTCACAGGCTGGTTTTCAGGCTCCGGTTGGGGGTCAGTCTGCGCAGTCATATACTCTGAATCCAAACTTCTATGGGTCTTACCAGTCGCAAATGGCGTCAACAGGTCCTGACGCTGCCAACATGGTTCCTCCTAGTTCTATTAGACCCACCATGCAGCACAATTTACATTCACATATTGTTTCTGCAGTTCCTGGAGCTTCACAATCTGGTCCTCCAGCTCCTCATGGGCGACCAAGTATGCCATCTATACCAGCTTCGAGAGGGTCTTCTGCTGTGATTCCTCATCCATCAAAAGACAAGTTTGAGACAAAATCCACTGTTTGGGCTGACACTCTGAGCCGGGGACTGGTCAATTTGAATATATCTGGATGTGAGTGTTTCTAATTTTAGTAATGTCTTATTATGTTTCTTCGTAACACCACTCAACTGATCTAAAGATTTTCTTGTGTAGCTAAAACAAATCCACTAGCTGACATTGGAGTTGATTTTGATGCCCTAAATCGGAAGGAGAGGAGGATGGAAAAACCTATGACAGCGACGGTAACATCTAGCATAACTATGGGTAAGGCTATGGGATCTGGTTCTGGTATGGGTCGTGCTGCTGCTGGAGTCCCAAGGCCTTCACCAAACATGATGGGTTCTGGTGTAAATATGAATACTGGCGGCGTTCGAGGTGCTGGCATGGGTATGGCAGGAAGTTATCAATTAAGCCAACCGATGGTGCGGGGAATGAACGTGGGTATGGCCCAAGGAATAGCCATGCAACAGCAAGCAGGATTTCCTTCTGCGTCCACCGCACCTGGAAGTTATAATCCCATGATGGGGACAGGCAATTATAGTCAACGACCATACAGGGGTGGCTACTAATGATTTTGAGCCACTGTGAATCATCAGTGAGAATTGTGAAGGTAAATTTTCCAATTGTTTGTTGACAAAATGAGTCATTCATGAATGTGCATGTCCAGTCATGATGTAAGCTATAGGTTTTTGGTTCACTTGTATTTTTCTGGTTGGCTGTGGGTAGCATGTACATGTATCCATTTCTTGATTTATTTACAGTGTGTTTTGGGTCACAAATGTCTACTGTTCAGAAGTAGGAATTACCCACTCttaagtcttgacattttgtttcttttatctttgtGAGCATCTTGAATAATATTGTGGACAGTTGAGGTGAGCTCAGAAGTAACGATCTTACTCTTTAGAAGTGGCAACAAATTAAAGGAGATGAATCTTGTTTGATAATCAAATATCGAACTGACATAAATGAAACAGCTAAACGTGTCGTTTGAATATACTAGAAAAAGTGTACGTGTGTTGCATCTATGAACAAGCATTAATTTTTTTAGCTAAAATTTGTTAATCCATGTTTCTAATttctccttaaattattattatctacCGTTAAACCAAATCATCATAAAATTAACAACAATAACTAATTATTgtacattttttaattttatggacCAAAAGTTTTAAGAAGAAATTATTAAgaataaacaaatattttaatagaaAACTGTAAAACAAAGTGTATTTCGCTTGCCTTGATGTATTAATACAAACTATTTTACACAATTTCACTATTTTATCTATAATGCATCCATGGAGCTTTACTGTCAGCGACAGTGAATGATGCcgtgaaaaaaaattgtttataattaaatatgcTAATAATTGAACTGGACTTGAAATATGGGGCCGAAATCTTGAGACTATTTTATTGTTGTCATTTTAGTTGGGTACTTGGAGACGTTAAAGTCTAAAAAACTTATAAAAAAAGCATAGCCACTTCACAGTTGGTTTTCAGTATTTTTTTTCAGTAACGACAAAACTCACGGTCGTCACTTTAGGTGTTCATCGGGTATCTTTTCACAATTGATTTTGAGGAGTTCAGATTTCATGGATTATAAATAAAGGCAACTAGAAAATGATATGAAATTAACTATTGAATGTTATATTATTATGCTATTTAAAGACGATGACATGTAAATACTATTCGAGAAATTTCACTCCTCCAATAGGAGAATCTAAGTGCCTTAAGCCTAAACTAACCGCAGAAttagaattcatatattttaagcatattcctgacgttaggagaatttatgttgtgcatgacgtttgacactaaattcactttttgggtttcatggatttatagcactcgagatttaagattttcaaGCGTTCGATAGTTGAAAGTGTAGTGGTAAATGGATAAGTTGAAGAAAATTGTGATGAATGGCAGATGTTCGACTCAAAGATGTTTAACTTGTTATAGAAGGCTAGAGTGTGGATAAGCTTTACAAGTTGAATTATTGGGGTTGATATTGTAATCATATGCTTTAATAAGTAAACTTGGGAACAAAAGTTCGGCTCACGAATGTTGGAAGATTGATAAGTAGAGTGTATAAGCATATAAAATcagtcaagttttggcatagtgTGATTGTTGTGTTTAGGAAAAAATGATTAGTaaagttaatattttgtttatcagagtgcgcagcagaagcatgacttttgggatactgaaacttgggaactagatgggtgatcgtggatagactcaccaagtcagctcatttcttgccggtgaggactacttactcgttgacacagtatgcagagctttatatcaaggagattgttagactgcatggtataccagtgtcgatagtatcagacagggaTCCGAGATTTACATCTGCTTTCtagaagagtttgcacacagcattggggactagattattattcagtacaacgttccatccccagacaaatggtcagtctgagagagtgatccaggttcttgaGTTACtaagagcttgtgtcatcgactttcagggctcttgggagactagattgtcgttggtggagtttacctataacaacggCTTTCAGGCATCTATAGATATGGCTtcttatgcagctctctacgggaggagatgcagatctcccgtgcattgggatgaggttggcgagaggattctacttggtcccgagattgtacagTAAACTGCAGACATTGTGATTCAGATTCGGAatcgtatgaggactgctcagagtcgtcagaagagttatgctgatactcgacgacgggATCTCGAATTTGTTGTTGGcgatcatgtgtttctgaagatatcacctatgaaaggggtgatgagatttggtcgaagaggtaagctgaatccgaggtatattgggtcttttgagatcttggagagagttggcacgttggcctaccgtttggccttgccacccggggcttgcggcagtgcacaacgtcttccatgtatcTATGCTACGGAGATACATCACGAACCCGTCGCATGTAttggattacgagcctttgcGGTTAGCACCGAATCTAGtgtttgaggagaggcctgttcggatcttagctagagaggagcggagattgaggacgcgggtcataccgagggtcaaagtccagtgggtgaatcattccgaggaggaagccacttgggagaccgaggcagacatgaggactcgctacccggagctATTCGGgcaagtactttaatttcgaggacgaaattcaatttaaggggggggggggggggagaattgtaacacccggaaattttaaaacgtaaatccgcatgcataattaggagaaattaattttttaattaagggttaaatgtatttatatgatattatgtgatttatatgcatgatttaatttattttagcatttaacccataattatggaaattctagatttttaaggaatttaatattttgatcgcgtagacgggaccgcggacggacgagataccaaaattcttagccaaaaatattttatgagttttatgagccttaaaataatattttaaggtattttgtcaaaaaaattttagtatttacttatatatttatttaagaattaatttttggccaaaataagtcattttaatgacttttattgatctttaaaaatcctttaatattatatttcgggatttattattatatatgagattagtaggtatttttaaaagtttaaaatcttatatttatgttatattatctacctcattaatttatattagttattatcctaaattaatcctaattatcaaaatttaaaactaaaacctACCCTACCCTAACTCCATTCAGTCGACCCCAACTTTCCCTCACCCCACTATCACGTTTCAGCAGACTCCCAGCAgcccactacaagaaaaatggcctacgacaacgcttttttcgcgttgttaATGACCCCAAAAAAGcattgtcgtagccagtgttgtaaaagaccacgctcaaagacaacgcggaaaaagcgttgtggtttTCGGAAAAAacaacgcttaaaaaagcgTCGTGGTATTTGgatacgacaacgcttaaaaagcgttgtcgtatctattaaaagcgttgtggtatttTGATATTACAACGCTTTAGTACACTGAGGAAGCGTTGTCGTAGATTCAATCCACAACGCTTTATATGCGTTGTGATTTCTacaaacaacaacgcttttgcAGCGTTGTTGTTTGTAGAAATCACAACGCAGATAAAGCGTTGTGGATTgaagctacgacaacgctttctCCGTGTAAAAAAGCGTTGTGCTTGGCAGATGTTGCTTAAAAAATCATTGTGCTACCAATAAAAAACGTTGTCGTTAAGAAcgttgtttttgatttttttttcaaatttaaatttctataTAAATAACACTATTAAAATACATGAAATTGCAAATCTGTGGCAAAATATTCTTATAAAAAAGTATAGAGTCATTGTGTTGCAATATATTGAAATTGCAAAGTATCAACAAGCATTTAACGCTAGCTATCTCCACAAAGATGGTGCTGCAATATTGAAAGAAAATTGTTCCTAACaatgcaatttttctgaatgcgACCACAGTTAGCGACGATCTCCGCCACCAGTAAGAACCAGACGATCTCCGCCACCAGTAAGAACCAGACTTCTGAAATACAACATTAGATAACACATGTTaaatataacatcatatcaaaccatataaATCTAACCATAAATTTATAAATGACAACACAGTGGAAGCATATCAAACATCATGAAACAGAAAATAGACTAACAAATGTAAACCTCATAACATGGGCTGCTTTCATTTTTATGTAAATTTACAGTTCATCACACATTAATAAgatttttacattttattactgggaatattattggACCCTTTAGTCAATCATGACcaagaacaagaagaaaatcAATGATGATTCAAAAGATAAGATAAGCCTGCTGCAGGCCTCGCCTACTGTCTAGAACATTAATTATATCATGCATGCGCAGCAACTAATTATATGAATTTTTACTTAATCGATCAAATGGATAGCAGGGGTTCTTGCTAATAGAACTGTTATGGCAGTCAAGCAGTTGGAGGGGATCGAGCAAGGCGAGAAACAGTTCAGAATGGAGGTGGCGACGATCAGTAGCACCCACCAGTTGAATCTGATGAGATTGATAGGATTCTGATCAGAAGGGAGGCATAGGCTATTAGTATATGAGTTTATGAGAAACAGTTCTTTATAAAAGTTTCTATTCACCTCTGAGGAGCAATCTGGGAAGCATTTGAATTGGGAGTATAGGTATAATATCGCACTAGGAACCGCTAAGGGAATCACAGACGCAAAGGAAAAAGAAGCATGAAAATAACGTAAACAACACACATTCGAACCAGTTTCAGAAGGCCTCGCCTACTGTCtgcttgaaaaaaaaatatggacAGTAGTTGCATGTGCCCAAACCACCAAATTCACGCATGTACTCCATGCACTCGaggctttaattaattcaatgcaTCCATGCATTATGATAGTTGTTGCATTATTCAAGACATAAAATACATGTGCATACCTATTCATAAACGTGTTCTTGTATACATTCTGTCAACTCTGAAAGCACCTCTTTAATTTCTTCTAACGAGTACTCACCTTTTGAGAACTGTCACATATATATTAtgttaataaaaaatcatataacaataactttgcaaatttaaaacaatttagttGTAATTATTTGAGTTAAGAAAGATTACTATTGATCGTAGTGAAACGTTCTCGATATTCTCAACTTCTTGAATAATTTGTCTCATATATCTCATCACATAAAGACCACATTGTTTTGCATCTGGCTGCCGAGGACCCTATGGTAGTAGAGAAAAATTTTTGGTGACAAATTTAGATATTtaaacataatatattaaacataaATTATGCATACCTGTACTACTACCCACATAGCATTCTTTCTACCCTTCCTTCCTTTGTTTGAGTTAAACAATCGCAAGGCCCTTCAATATACTTGATATATGAGTTTTTGTATGagtgaaataaatatttgataaaaataaataaatataaactcaCATATCCACTACATATTTCCAATCATCATCACGAATGCGGTGACTTAAGGAATCCAACACATAAATAACATCCTTGTATGGTTGAATAACAGTGAGAATCCAATTATAGCTAcgcaaaaaaaacataattagtgcttctaattcaataaataatcgAAATAAAGCAACCaaattgatatttaaatttttacttaCCCGATATTACATGGCGCCAAAACTAGTTGATCAACCGATGCACCACTCAGTCTATCTGCTAAAGCACTCGCCCTTTGGTTCAACCTTTCAAGCTTACTCTTTTTGTCATGTGTAGTTTCTCCCATATCCGAGATTCTGTGTGGATTcacaaatctgaattttccTTCCTTGTTATCTTCCAACATTTTTTTGTAAAGATACCTTTCAtt comes from the Henckelia pumila isolate YLH828 chromosome 1, ASM3356847v2, whole genome shotgun sequence genome and includes:
- the LOC140892191 gene encoding clathrin interactor EPSIN 3-like isoform X2 codes for the protein MKKAFDQTVRDIKREVNKKVLKVPSIEQKILDATSNEPWGPHGSLLADIAQATRNYHDNQMIMGIIWKRINDTGKNWRHVYKGLTVLEYLVAHGSERVIDEIREHAYQISTLSDFQYIDSSGRDQGNNVRKKSQSIVALVNDKERIQEVRQKAAANRDKYRGSSMDNLNRPGSFSSSGGYGDKYDDDRYESRYGYRDDDRSGYGRDREFQYGDDRDANYVGSYGREGDRYGRDYEDRYNRDGFRDDYDRGRGQRIDEYAYGSRSRSADPGRDRSYEDDGQYSSRGSGAKPDDQPQDGSTMGKRLDRKYSEQNLSVPPSYEEAVNATCIPTNSERDSENSMVSAPRAFSPSIAASPSHATAAAPSLAPASPPTLAAGATVPDSDKEVDGFDEFDPRGSFSAAPTSSNVIASSTSAHTKMDLLASLALVPVTQSTMDPDAMAGGTFTSEATFAAVPSASSITDQPFDDPFGDGPFKAVPSMYRVEGQQYQASSTNSFNSNPSQISDMQQPVPQKAETEFPGDSSYMPSDPSGVQPLPRNQLSVQQDLSTLNPDDDILADILPLSISSSVATAGFPTQLGLPSSQTSHPPQLQMSAPQSVQPTYPTEFPAQMASSQAGFQAPVGGQSAQSYTLNPNFYGSYQSQMASTGPDAANMVPPSSIRPTMQHNLHSHIVSAVPGASQSGPPAPHGRPSMPSIPASRGSSAVIPHPSKDKFETKSTVWADTLSRGLVNLNISGSKTNPLADIGVDFDALNRKERRMEKPMTATVTSSITMGKAMGSGSGMGRAAAGVPRPSPNMMGSGVNMNTGGVRGAGMGMAGSYQLSQPMVRGMNVGMAQGIAMQQQAGFPSASTAPGSYNPMMGTGNYSQRPYRGGY
- the LOC140892191 gene encoding clathrin interactor EPSIN 3-like isoform X3; this translates as MLIFAWIGSKGRILYPVLVYTSRTSYECLMSCSKREVNKKVLKVPSIEQKILDATSNEPWGPHGSLLADIAQATRNYHDNQMIMGIIWKRINDTGKNWRHVYKGLTVLEYLVAHGSERVIDEIREHAYQISTLSDFQYIDSSGRDQGNNVRKKSQSIVALVNDKERIQEVRQKAAANRDKYRGSSMDNLNRPGSFSSSGGYGDKYDDDRYESRYGYRDDDRSGYGRDREFQYGDDRDANYVGSYGREGDRYGRDYEDRYNRDGFRDDYDRGRGQRIDEYAYGSRSRSADPGRDRSYEDDGQYSSRGSGAKPDDQPQDGSTMGKRLDRKYSEQNLSVPPSYEEAVNATCIPTNSERDSENSMVSAPRAFSPSIAASPSHATAAAPSLAPASPPTLAAGATVPDSDKEVDGFDEFDPRGSFSAAPTSSNVIASSTSAHTKMDLLASLALVPVTQSTMDPDAMAGGTFTSEATFAAVPSASSITDQPFDDPFGDGPFKAVPSMYRVEGQQYQASSTNSFNSNPSQISDMQQPVPQKAETEFPGDSSYMPSDPSGVQPLPRNQLSVQQDLSTLNPDDDILADILPLSISSSVATAGFPTQLGLPSSQTSHPPQLQMSAPQSVQPTYPTEFPAQMASSQAGFQAPVGGQSAQSYTLNPNFYGSYQSQMASTVPGASQSGPPAPHGRPSMPSIPASRGSSAVIPHPSKDKFETKSTVWADTLSRGLVNLNISGSKTNPLADIGVDFDALNRKERRMEKPMTATVTSSITMGKAMGSGSGMGRAAAGVPRPSPNMMGSGVNMNTGGVRGAGMGMAGSYQLSQPMVRGMNVGMAQGIAMQQQAGFPSASTAPGSYNPMMGTGNYSQRPYRGGY
- the LOC140892191 gene encoding clathrin interactor EPSIN 3-like isoform X4, coding for MIMGIIWKRINDTGKNWRHVYKGLTVLEYLVAHGSERVIDEIREHAYQISTLSDFQYIDSSGRDQGNNVRKKSQSIVALVNDKERIQEVRQKAAANRDKYRGSSMDNLNRPGSFSSSGGYGDKYDDDRYESRYGYRDDDRSGYGRDREFQYGDDRDANYVGSYGREGDRYGRDYEDRYNRDGFRDDYDRGRGQRIDEYAYGSRSRSADPGRDRSYEDDGQYSSRGSGAKPDDQPQDGSTMGKRLDRKYSEQNLSVPPSYEEAVNATCIPTNSERDSENSMVSAPRAFSPSIAASPSHATAAAPSLAPASPPTLAAGATVPDSDKEVDGFDEFDPRGSFSAAPTSSNVIASSTSAHTKMDLLASLALVPVTQSTMDPDAMAGGTFTSEATFAAVPSASSITDQPFDDPFGDGPFKAVPSMYRVEGQQYQASSTNSFNSNPSQISDMQQPVPQKAETEFPGDSSYMPSDPSGVQPLPRNQLSVQQDLSTLNPDDDILADILPLSISSSVATAGFPTQLGLPSSQTSHPPQLQMSAPQSVQPTYPTEFPAQMASSQAGFQAPVGGQSAQSYTLNPNFYGSYQSQMASTGPDAANMVPPSSIRPTMQHNLHSHIVSAVPGASQSGPPAPHGRPSMPSIPASRGSSAVIPHPSKDKFETKSTVWADTLSRGLVNLNISGSKTNPLADIGVDFDALNRKERRMEKPMTATVTSSITMGKAMGSGSGMGRAAAGVPRPSPNMMGSGVNMNTGGVRGAGMGMAGSYQLSQPMVRGMNVGMAQGIAMQQQAGFPSASTAPGSYNPMMGTGNYSQRPYRGGY
- the LOC140892191 gene encoding clathrin interactor EPSIN 3-like isoform X5, with amino-acid sequence MDQSVSLMRLESMHIKYRGRDQGNNVRKKSQSIVALVNDKERIQEVRQKAAANRDKYRGSSMDNLNRPGSFSSSGGYGDKYDDDRYESRYGYRDDDRSGYGRDREFQYGDDRDANYVGSYGREGDRYGRDYEDRYNRDGFRDDYDRGRGQRIDEYAYGSRSRSADPGRDRSYEDDGQYSSRGSGAKPDDQPQDGSTMGKRLDRKYSEQNLSVPPSYEEAVNATCIPTNSERDSENSMVSAPRAFSPSIAASPSHATAAAPSLAPASPPTLAAGATVPDSDKEVDGFDEFDPRGSFSAAPTSSNVIASSTSAHTKMDLLASLALVPVTQSTMDPDAMAGGTFTSEATFAAVPSASSITDQPFDDPFGDGPFKAVPSMYRVEGQQYQASSTNSFNSNPSQISDMQQPVPQKAETEFPGDSSYMPSDPSGVQPLPRNQLSVQQDLSTLNPDDDILADILPLSISSSVATAGFPTQLGLPSSQTSHPPQLQMSAPQSVQPTYPTEFPAQMASSQAGFQAPVGGQSAQSYTLNPNFYGSYQSQMASTGPDAANMVPPSSIRPTMQHNLHSHIVSAVPGASQSGPPAPHGRPSMPSIPASRGSSAVIPHPSKDKFETKSTVWADTLSRGLVNLNISGSKTNPLADIGVDFDALNRKERRMEKPMTATVTSSITMGKAMGSGSGMGRAAAGVPRPSPNMMGSGVNMNTGGVRGAGMGMAGSYQLSQPMVRGMNVGMAQGIAMQQQAGFPSASTAPGSYNPMMGTGNYSQRPYRGGY
- the LOC140892191 gene encoding clathrin interactor EPSIN 3-like isoform X1 — its product is MLIFAWIGSKGRILYPVLVYTSRTSYECLMSCSKREVNKKVLKVPSIEQKILDATSNEPWGPHGSLLADIAQATRNYHDNQMIMGIIWKRINDTGKNWRHVYKGLTVLEYLVAHGSERVIDEIREHAYQISTLSDFQYIDSSGRDQGNNVRKKSQSIVALVNDKERIQEVRQKAAANRDKYRGSSMDNLNRPGSFSSSGGYGDKYDDDRYESRYGYRDDDRSGYGRDREFQYGDDRDANYVGSYGREGDRYGRDYEDRYNRDGFRDDYDRGRGQRIDEYAYGSRSRSADPGRDRSYEDDGQYSSRGSGAKPDDQPQDGSTMGKRLDRKYSEQNLSVPPSYEEAVNATCIPTNSERDSENSMVSAPRAFSPSIAASPSHATAAAPSLAPASPPTLAAGATVPDSDKEVDGFDEFDPRGSFSAAPTSSNVIASSTSAHTKMDLLASLALVPVTQSTMDPDAMAGGTFTSEATFAAVPSASSITDQPFDDPFGDGPFKAVPSMYRVEGQQYQASSTNSFNSNPSQISDMQQPVPQKAETEFPGDSSYMPSDPSGVQPLPRNQLSVQQDLSTLNPDDDILADILPLSISSSVATAGFPTQLGLPSSQTSHPPQLQMSAPQSVQPTYPTEFPAQMASSQAGFQAPVGGQSAQSYTLNPNFYGSYQSQMASTGPDAANMVPPSSIRPTMQHNLHSHIVSAVPGASQSGPPAPHGRPSMPSIPASRGSSAVIPHPSKDKFETKSTVWADTLSRGLVNLNISGSKTNPLADIGVDFDALNRKERRMEKPMTATVTSSITMGKAMGSGSGMGRAAAGVPRPSPNMMGSGVNMNTGGVRGAGMGMAGSYQLSQPMVRGMNVGMAQGIAMQQQAGFPSASTAPGSYNPMMGTGNYSQRPYRGGY